In the Chitinophagales bacterium genome, one interval contains:
- a CDS encoding mechanosensitive ion channel — MDNLTSLSDRVMQLLTSYGPSVLGALVVFIVGLYITNFIARMVSASLRKRQVDVSLQSFLGSMVSVGLKVLLLVTVAGMLGIQTTSFVAVIGALGLAVGLALQGSLANFAGGVLMLVFKPFKVGDLIESGGHVGHVLEIQIFNTILLTPDNKTVILANGAVSNGTIVNLSRHGNLRVEITMAVAPDNDMNKVRQVAMDVMNSFEGVLKTPAPSLNVSKVGDGMVTLAVFPYATVEDYWSVFFGIQEKMKEAFDKNSISAPVPTRRIINA, encoded by the coding sequence ATGGATAATCTTACATCACTGTCAGACAGGGTAATGCAACTGCTGACCTCTTACGGACCGAGTGTATTAGGCGCTTTGGTCGTTTTTATCGTCGGACTTTACATCACCAATTTTATTGCACGAATGGTTTCCGCTTCATTGCGTAAGCGGCAGGTAGATGTTTCCCTTCAATCATTTTTAGGGAGCATGGTGAGCGTGGGATTGAAAGTATTGCTGCTGGTGACGGTTGCAGGCATGCTTGGTATTCAAACTACATCATTCGTTGCTGTAATCGGTGCGCTGGGACTGGCAGTCGGACTTGCCTTACAAGGTTCGCTGGCCAATTTTGCGGGCGGCGTGCTGATGCTTGTCTTTAAACCGTTTAAAGTGGGTGACCTGATTGAATCAGGCGGACATGTAGGCCATGTGCTGGAAATCCAGATTTTCAATACCATTCTGCTCACACCGGACAACAAGACGGTGATATTGGCAAACGGTGCTGTTTCAAACGGAACCATTGTCAATCTAAGCAGACATGGAAACCTCCGTGTAGAGATTACTATGGCTGTGGCGCCTGACAACGACATGAATAAAGTGAGACAGGTTGCCATGGATGTGATGAATAGTTTTGAAGGAGTATTGAAAACCCCAGCGCCGTCACTGAATGTTTCCAAGGTAGGAGATGGCATGGTGACCCTCGCCGTTTTTCCTTATGCTACAGTAGAAGATTACTGGAGCGTTTTCTTTGGCATACAGGAAAAAATGAAAGAAGCTTTTGACAAAAACAGCATTTCAGCGCCGGTGCCCACCCGCCGTATTATTAATGCATAG
- a CDS encoding nuclear transport factor 2 family protein: protein MFKPGFYLMIGAILVLSTVIYSCKETIRDDEKGKSFLPAENKDSLMNEAWQMEEKYWYYVGNNDTVSYKTLWHDDFIGYPGFGNGVSSKSGIGAWIPELHKDTNLVFSYKLYRKAVNPIEGVVIVFYDADEIWTDKQQQEVKKETYKFTHTWKKSGDTWLILGGMAARKN, encoded by the coding sequence ATGTTTAAACCAGGCTTTTACCTGATGATTGGCGCAATTTTGGTTTTGTCAACGGTCATCTACAGTTGTAAGGAAACCATCAGGGATGATGAAAAGGGCAAATCTTTTCTGCCTGCTGAAAACAAAGATTCATTGATGAATGAAGCCTGGCAGATGGAAGAGAAGTACTGGTACTATGTTGGTAACAATGATACAGTATCCTATAAAACCCTGTGGCATGATGATTTTATCGGATATCCCGGTTTTGGAAACGGTGTCAGCAGCAAAAGCGGTATTGGCGCCTGGATTCCGGAGTTGCATAAAGACACCAACCTTGTTTTCAGCTACAAATTATACCGGAAAGCGGTAAATCCTATTGAAGGTGTTGTCATTGTTTTTTATGATGCCGATGAAATATGGACGGATAAGCAGCAGCAAGAAGTGAAAAAGGAAACATATAAGTTCACGCATACCTGGAAAAAATCGGGCGATACCTGGTTAATTCTCGGAGGCATGGCAGCAAGAAAAAACTAA
- a CDS encoding cold shock domain-containing protein, with product MNTGKVKFYNKSKGFGFIIQDGTNEEIFVHATGLINDIRENDNVSFEISEGKKGPNAVNVKVIS from the coding sequence ATGAACACAGGCAAAGTAAAGTTTTACAACAAATCCAAAGGATTTGGCTTCATCATTCAGGATGGAACGAATGAAGAAATTTTCGTTCACGCAACAGGTCTTATCAACGACATCCGTGAAAACGATAATGTTTCTTTCGAGATCTCCGAAGGAAAAAAAGGCCCCAATGCAGTAAATGTGAAAGTGATTTCATAA
- a CDS encoding ABC transporter ATP-binding protein: MISLQKIRKDYVLEKVVIPALKEINLTINKNEYVALMGPSGSGKSTLMNIIGALDIPSSGKYYLNGNDVGVMRDNELAVIRNKEIGFVFQTFNLMPRMTAEENVALPLIYAGKTKSYRDEKAREMLKAVSLADRMDHKPNELSGGQKQRVAIARALVNNPSIILADEPTGNLDSKTSIEIMGIFDQIHREGNTVIIVTHEEDISLFAHRIVRLKDGVIFSDHINENRTVIA, from the coding sequence ATAATATCACTGCAGAAAATAAGAAAGGACTATGTGCTTGAAAAGGTGGTGATTCCTGCGCTGAAAGAAATCAATCTCACCATTAACAAGAATGAGTATGTAGCGCTGATGGGGCCTTCCGGTTCCGGGAAGTCAACGCTGATGAATATCATTGGAGCGCTTGACATACCGAGCAGCGGTAAGTATTACCTGAACGGAAATGATGTTGGGGTCATGCGGGACAATGAGCTGGCGGTGATACGCAATAAAGAGATTGGCTTTGTGTTTCAGACTTTTAACCTGATGCCGCGCATGACAGCGGAAGAAAATGTGGCTCTGCCGCTTATCTATGCCGGTAAAACGAAGTCCTACCGTGATGAGAAGGCGCGCGAGATGCTGAAAGCAGTAAGCCTGGCGGACAGGATGGATCATAAGCCGAATGAACTTTCCGGCGGACAAAAACAGCGGGTGGCCATTGCCAGGGCATTGGTCAATAACCCTTCCATCATCCTCGCTGATGAACCTACCGGCAATTTAGACAGTAAGACTTCCATCGAAATAATGGGGATATTTGATCAGATCCACCGGGAAGGAAATACCGTTATTATCGTTACGCATGAAGAGGATATCTCCCTGTTTGCCCACCGGATTGTACGGTTGAAGGATGGTGTTATCTTTTCCGACCACATTAATGAGAACCGTACGGTCATAGCCTGA